The following are encoded together in the Buteo buteo chromosome 24, bButBut1.hap1.1, whole genome shotgun sequence genome:
- the GRXCR2 gene encoding glutaredoxin domain-containing cysteine-rich protein 2 isoform X1 has protein sequence MDEHQKKLNQRHEGRPRKVRFKISSAYSGRVLKQVYEDGQELEPPAKEHSRRFLRHSFEPGDHFCGAGEMPENRFYSPAKLTAQRISIFKEDKKYSLTSNSLLLSDYQSSDSQSSPILDFGKIIIYTNNLKIIRAPMDQKELMRRIIQTEGINDWAFIYRERKERFGGGHKKDVEKKVACNQYAQEGDAEHGCSQCKGSGSAPCSLCHGSKFSMLANRFRESYRALRCPACNESGLQPCQICAA, from the exons ATGGATGAGCACCAGAAGAAACTCAATCAGCGGCATGAGGGAAGACCCCGCAAAGTGAGGTTCAAAATATCGTCAGCTTACAGTGGGCGAGTGTTAAAACAAGTCTATGAAGATGGGCAGGAACTCGAGCCCCCAGCCAAAGAGCACTCTCGGCGTTTTCTCCGCCACAGCTTTGAGCCAGGGGACCATTTCTGTGGGGCCGGGGAAATGCCAGAAAACAGGTTTTACTCGCCAGCCAAGCTGACTGCCCAGCGGATCAGCATATTCAAAGAGGACAAGAAATACAGTCTCACCAGTAACTCGCTTCTCCTCAGTGACTACCAGTCAAGCGACAGTC AGTCTTCCCCAATTCTAGATTTTGGCAAGATCATAATCTACACTAATAACCTGAAAATCATCCGTGCACCGATGGACCAGAAAGAGCTCATGAGAAGAATCATCCAGACTGAGGGAATAAATGACTGGGCCTTCATATACcgggaaaggaaagaaagatttggTGGTGGACATaaaaaagatgtggaaaaaaaggttgCTTGCAACCAGTATGCACAG GAAGGAGATGCTGAACACGGTTGTTCCCAGTGCAAAGGGTCAGGCTCTGCTCCTTGCTCACTGTGCCATGGAAGCAAGTTTTCAATGCTGGCAAACAGATTCAGAGAGTCCTACAGGGCTCTCCGATGTCCGGCTTGCAACGAAAGCggcctgcagccctgccagatCTGTGCCGCTTGA
- the GRXCR2 gene encoding glutaredoxin domain-containing cysteine-rich protein 2 isoform X2, with protein sequence MDEHQKKLNQRHEGRPRKVRFKISSAYSGRVLKQVYEDGQELEPPAKEHSRRFLRHSFEPGDHFCGAGEMPENRFYSPAKLTAQRISIFKEDKKYSLTSNSLLLSDYQSSDSHCRSSPILDFGKIIIYTNNLKIIRAPMDQKELMRRIIQTEGINDWAFIYRERKERFGGGHKKDVEKKVACNQYAQEGDAEHGCSQCKGSGSAPCSLCHGSKFSMLANRFRESYRALRCPACNESGLQPCQICAA encoded by the exons ATGGATGAGCACCAGAAGAAACTCAATCAGCGGCATGAGGGAAGACCCCGCAAAGTGAGGTTCAAAATATCGTCAGCTTACAGTGGGCGAGTGTTAAAACAAGTCTATGAAGATGGGCAGGAACTCGAGCCCCCAGCCAAAGAGCACTCTCGGCGTTTTCTCCGCCACAGCTTTGAGCCAGGGGACCATTTCTGTGGGGCCGGGGAAATGCCAGAAAACAGGTTTTACTCGCCAGCCAAGCTGACTGCCCAGCGGATCAGCATATTCAAAGAGGACAAGAAATACAGTCTCACCAGTAACTCGCTTCTCCTCAGTGACTACCAGTCAAGCGACAGTCATTGCAGG TCTTCCCCAATTCTAGATTTTGGCAAGATCATAATCTACACTAATAACCTGAAAATCATCCGTGCACCGATGGACCAGAAAGAGCTCATGAGAAGAATCATCCAGACTGAGGGAATAAATGACTGGGCCTTCATATACcgggaaaggaaagaaagatttggTGGTGGACATaaaaaagatgtggaaaaaaaggttgCTTGCAACCAGTATGCACAG GAAGGAGATGCTGAACACGGTTGTTCCCAGTGCAAAGGGTCAGGCTCTGCTCCTTGCTCACTGTGCCATGGAAGCAAGTTTTCAATGCTGGCAAACAGATTCAGAGAGTCCTACAGGGCTCTCCGATGTCCGGCTTGCAACGAAAGCggcctgcagccctgccagatCTGTGCCGCTTGA